Proteins encoded in a region of the Trypanosoma brucei gambiense DAL972 chromosome 11, complete sequence genome:
- a CDS encoding ribose 5-phosphate isomerase, putative: MTRKVAIGADHIGFPIHESIVRYVREAGEEFEPVYIGPHSLERVDYPDYALNVARMVARGEADVGILVCGSGIGMSIAANKVPGIRAALCFDHYTAVMARQHNDANVVCLGERTTGPAVLREIIMTFLQTPYSGEDRHTQRLEKIKAAESNTNGC; encoded by the coding sequence ATGACGCGCAAGGTGGCTATCGGTGCTGACCACATCGGCTTCCCCATTCACGAAAGCATTGTGCGGTACGTGCGGGAAGCAGGTGAGGAATTTGAACCTGTCTACATTGGCCCGCACAGTTTGGAGAGAGTTGACTACCCCGATTACGCCCTCAATGTGGCACGGATGGTCGCCCGTGGCGAGGCGGACGTCGGTATTCTTGTTTGCGGCAGCGGAATTGGTATGTCGATCGCGGCAAATAAAGTCCCAGGAATTCGTGCTGCGCTTTGTTTCGACCACTATACGGCGGTCATGGCAAGACAGCACAACGATGCAAATGTCGTGTGCCTCGGAGAGCGCACGACGGGGCCGGCTGTGCTCAGGGAAATTATCATGACGTTCCTGCAGACACCATACAGCGGGGAGGACCGTCACACGCAGCGGCTGGAGAAGATTAAGGCTGCCGAATCTAACACGAATGGTTGTTAG
- a CDS encoding elongation factor G2-like protein, putative, producing the protein MRIPQGAMKGFRCAPNVRLVVAPSCSAIVSALRCLTQSPHLWCSRCSTGLKGDKSKFPDASTALIRNIGIVAHIDAGKTTTTERMLFYAGAVKRVGDVDSGTTTMDFMKEEMDRGITIQSAAVSFQWRGHSIHLIDTPGHVDFTVEVERAMRVVDGVVALFDASAGVQAQSYTVLRQSKKFGVPVIAFLNKMDKYNADFTKCVNSIRKKLEMEPLLLQLPLSREDGSFDGVVDVVELKSYRFSGDHGSNVIVGDLRAHRSEPPHVVEAARDTRHALLSTLTSVDDSLADAVIAALDETGGDEQRAEDAIPCDVLRAAIRRQTLRQNNSPRPVIPVLCGASRRDQGVQPVLDAITYYLPSPQDRVLYGYTKDGELVQLPPATTAPYAPFFALAFKVIHTMGPKGQRQPLVFFRVYSGRITARTTLVNNSSNSHENIEKLYVMHADHQVEVPHLAAGHIGAAFMRNTKTGATLYREPQHAQSVVAGCGKEVFTLEGIDAPSPVISFSIEAASKHQISLLEETLQELSFEDPSLRVSRNNFGQIVISGMGELHLEIVMSRLEHSYGLKCRLLRAIIEYREVVREPVELKNVIVTNNEVPYIECSLRLQPLLDDEGVCGPSEVCSFIVDEAFAGSFLSSSANEGGGDRRRRMDDCRRNAVEELRLITEVFNKALSECFLLGPLAGLPLHGVRVVLTGFRRVAATQLTDRPLAQAARSLLLQLLQAAPKTTLAALEPMMEVEVHLSEPTYIGEVVSSLNERKAVTVDIQEDGKSVSAILPMRNIVRYTMELRKAVKGHANLYVRLHHYRTIEDKAVLSRIMKNLGIYDS; encoded by the coding sequence ATGAGGATTCCACAGGGAGCAATGAAAGGGTTCCGGTGTGCTCCAAATGTACGGTTGGTGGTAGCGCCATCGTGTAGTGCGATTGTTTCGGCACTTCGGTGCCTCACACAGTCTCCCCATCTTTGGTGTTCTCGCTGTTCAACTGGGCTTAAGGGTGACAAGAGCAAATTCCCAGATGCATCTACAGCACTGATACGAAACATCGGGATAGTTGCACACATTGATGCCGGAAAGACAACAACCACTGAACGTATGCTTTTTTACGCCGGAGCTGTGAAACGTGTGGGTGATGTGGATAGTGGTACCACCACAATGGATTTTATGAAAGAGGAGATGGACCGTGGAATAACCATTCAGTCAGCGGCTGTGTCTTTTCAGTGGCGTGGTCATAGCATCCATCTTATTGACACCCCTGGTCATGTGGACTTTACAGTGGAAGTGGAGCGAGCCATGCGTGTTGTGGATGGTGTGGTTGCTCTTTTCGATGCGTCCGCTGGTGTTCAGGCCCAGAGTTATACGGTTCTTCGGCAGAGTAAGAAGTTTGGTGTGCCTGTCATAGCTTTCTTGAACAAGATGGACAAGTACAACGCTGATTTTACAAAGTGCGTCAACTCGATTCGAAAAAAGTTGGAAATGGAACCTCTGTTACTTCAGCTTCCGCTGAGCCGGGAGGATGGAAGCTTTGACGGGGTAGTTGATGTTGTGGAACTGAAGAGCTATCGGTTTAGTGGTGACCACGGCTCAAACGTCATCGTCGGTGATCTACGAGCGCATCGGAGCGAACCACCTCACGTTGTTGAAGCGGCCCGCGACACCCGGCACGCCCTCCTCTCCACGTTAACCAGCGTAGACGACTCGCTCGCAGACGCGGTTATCGCAGCACTTGACGAAACTGGCGGTGACGAACAAAGGGCGGAGGACGCCATACCATGTGATGTACTGCGTGCGGCCATACGGAGGCAGACACTCCGGCAGAACAACTCACCCCGTCCGGTAATCCCCGTGCTATGTGGTGCATCGCGGCGTGACCAGGGGGTGCAGCCGGTTCTTGATGCTATCACATATTACTTACCTTCTCCGCAAGATCGTGTGCTCTACGGCTACACGAAGGATGGGGAATTGGTGCAACTGCCACCGGCAACAACCGCACCGTACGCTCCGTTCTTCGCACTCGCGTTCAAAGTTATCCACACAATGGGGCCCAAAGGTCAGCGGCAacctttagttttttttcgtgtttaCAGTGGCCGAATAACAGCGCGAACGACACTTGTGAATAACAGCTCCAACAGTCACGAGAATATCGAAAAGCTTTATGTCATGCACGCAGATCATCAGGTTGAGGTTCCTCATCTCGCTGCCGGGCACATTGGTGCTGCTTTCATGCGGAACACCAAAACCGGGGCAACACTCTATCGTGAACCGCAACACGCTCAATCTGTAGTTGCAGGCTGTGGTAAGGAGGTTTTTACGCTTGAAGGTATTGATGCCCCATCACCAGTTATCTCCTTTTCTATTGAGGCCGCATCCAAGCACCAAATTTCCCTCCTGGAGGAGACACTGCAAGAGCTTAGCTTCGAGGACCCGAGTTTGCGGGTCAGCAGGAACAATTTTGGGCAAATAGTTATCAGTGGTATGGGTGAACTTCACCTGGAAATTGTTATGTCCAGATTGGAGCATTCGTACGGCCTGAAGTGCCGTCTGCTCCGTGCTATTATCGAATATCGGGAGGTAGTGCGCGAGCCGGTTGAGCTCAAGAATGTTATTGTAACAAATAACGAAGTTCCATACATTGAGTGCTCACTTAGGTTGCAGCCACTATTAGATGATGAGGGTGTCTGTGGCCCCAGTGAAGTGTGCTCATTCATTGTGGACGAAGCATTTGCAGGAAGTTTTTTATCATCCTCCGCGAACGAGGGGGGCGGTGACCGACGCCGCCGCATGGATGACTGTCGGCGCAATGCTGTGGAAGAGCTGCGACTGATAACTGAGGTATTTAACAAAGCCTTGAGTGAATGCTTCCTCCTGGGGCCACTTGCCGGCCTCCCGCTTCACGGCGTCCGAGTGGTGTTGACGGGGTTCAGGAGGGTGGCTGCAACACAGCTAACAGATCGGCCGCTTGCACAGGCCGCGCGTTCACTTTTACTTCAGCTCCTTCAGGCGGCACCGAAGACGACTTTGGCTGCGCTTGAACCTATgatggaggtggaggtgcACCTATCTGAACCCACGTACATTGGCGAGGTAGTGAGCTCCTTGAATGAGCGCAAGGCGGTTACCGTGGATATCCAGGAGGACGGAAAATCGGTAAGTGCAATCTTACCAATGCGGAACATCGTTCGTTATACGATGGAACTGCGGAAGGCTGTGAAGGGACACGCCAACCTTTACGTCCGTTTGCATCATTACCGTACTATTGAGGACAAGGCTGTCCTTTCGAGGATCATGAAGAACTTAGGTATATACGACAGTTAA
- a CDS encoding cation transporter, putative: protein MLGANLGINFHTDDDHGDHGDHEGHEGHDMGGCAPAAGSYSMGLHIAAIFILLIASFLGTILPIAGNYVPRFKLPPFLIVVSKCISTGVVMSVAVLTLLNHSLHSFMEKCIPHGLSMEVYSAFGLLFMLISALLMHSFDSAMDLLLEGWAVRKEEEKLADGAPQVADSVPTAAALPPTQCGMKRCTAQPGVSCETNGCCQSSPGPAYGATGCCGSRGEAAALLTGARRVMALALMEFGLVVHSIFLGLSVGIASDSRTKVLLVALSFHQFFEGLALGARLAEASLKAKLELFLAILFSISVPVGTAIGAVTMRDGGKSITGSSYATMSAIVNAIGAGILLYIGFVLLLVDFPTDLRIYAGVGTPNRFVRRIAMFVALWVGFGVMALLSKWH, encoded by the coding sequence ATGCTTGGAGCGAACCTTGGGATTAACTTTCACACCGATGACGATCATGGTGATCATGGTGATCACGAGGGCCATGAGGGGCACGACATGGGGGGTTGCGCTCCAGCCGCAGGGTCGTACTCGATGGGGCTTCACATTGCAGCCATTTTTATTCTCCTGATCGCGTCATTCCTTGGGACAATTCTTCCCATTGCCGGGAACTATGTGCCACGATTCAAGCTGCCGCCGtttcttattgttgtttcGAAGTGTATTTCCACAGGTGTTGTTATGTCAGTTGCCGTGTTAACACTGCTCAATCACAGCTTACACAGCTTCATGGAGAAGTGTATCCCACACGGGCTGAGTATGGAAGTGTACAGCGCTTTCGGCTTGCTGTTTATGCTGATCTCGGCTTTACTGATGCATTCATTCGACTCTGCCATGGACCTCCTTCTTGAGGGTTGGGCGGTTCgtaaggaagaggagaaattaGCCGACGGCGCACCGCAAGTGGCTGATAGTGTGCCGACGGCGGCGGCTCTTCCACCAACTCAATGCGGAATGAAGCGTTGCACGGCTCAACCAGGAGTATCATGTGAAACTAACGGCTGCTGCCAATCATCTCCGGGACCTGCGTACGGTGCTACCGGGTGCTGTGGAAGCCGTGGTGAAGCCGCTGCGCTGCTTACCGGTGCGCGGCGTGTTATGGCCCTAGCCTTAATGGAATTCGGTTTGGTGGTGCACAGTATTTTTCTCGGTCTTTCCGTAGGTATTGCATCCGACTCGCGCACCAAAGTGCTGCTTGTGgctctttccttccatcaATTTTTTGAAGGCCTGGCTTTAGGGGCGCGGTTGGCGGAGGCGTCGCTGAAAGCCAAGTTGGAGTTATTTTTGGCCatcctcttttccatttctgtTCCTGTTGGTACGGCTATCGGTGCCGTTACCATGAGGGATGGCGGCAAAAGCATTACCGGCTCCAGTTACGCCACTATGAGCGCCATTGTCAATGCCATTGGTGCTGGTATTCTGCTTTACATCGGTTTTGTCCTGCTTCTCGTTGATTTCCCAACGGATCTGCGCATATACGCGGGTGTCGGGACGCCGAATCGCTTTGTGAGACGCATTGCAATGTTTGTGGCCCTTTGGGTTGGCTTCGGTGTGATGGCGCTGCTGTCCAAGTGGCACTAG
- a CDS encoding cation transporter, putative: MANVNNETTECGALLSNITSLQTTLTSMGCQVPALHHHTHDHGHHHHHHHHDDHTHGADDHEGHGHSHGGCESGHGTYSIGLHVVAIFVVLIASFLGTLIPIIGKYVPALRLPPFVFVLGKCIAAGVLLSVSTIHMINEAVAQLQEDCVPESFRESYEAYAFLFAVAGALLLHMVDVIVDARVTNKSDSSTNKPEGQPDAEEAQAAPAALDAYDGHHCHYAVGMPQSRTRRLVSAMFMEFAVTVHSVFIGLAVGIARDAETKTLLVALAFHQMLEGLALGARLVDAELSLKLEMLFALLFSVSAPLGTAIAVGTIAIWNVSMVGTAFVITQAVASAVCGGMLLYLAFCLMLSDFPSDMQKHAGKDKVRRFFRCFGMFAALWLGAALMAVLGKWV, encoded by the coding sequence ATGGCTAACGTTAATAACGAGACCACCGAATGTGGTGCATTGCTTTCGAATATCACTTCCCTACAGACGACGCTAACGTCTATGGGATGCCAAGTGCCCGCCTTGCATCATCACACGCATGACCACGgccaccatcaccatcatcatcatcatgacGATCACACCCACGGAGCGGACGACCACGAAGGTCATGGGCACAGTCACGGCGGGTGTGAAAGTGGTCATGGCACGTATTCCATTGGACTGCATGTTGTGGCGATCTTTGTTGTGTTGATTGCGTCGTTTCTGGGCACGCTGATACCGATAATCGGAAAGTACGTGCCGGCACTGCGGCTTCCTCCGTTTGTGTTTGTCCTTGGCAAGTGCATTGCAGCTGGAGTGCTACTGTCAGTGTCGACTATCCACATGATTAATGAAGCTGTAGCGCAGCTACAGGAAGATTGTGTTCCGGAGTCGTTTCGCGAATCATATGAGGCATATGCATTTCTGTTTGCTGTGGCTGGAgcgttgctgttgcacatgGTGGACGTCATTGTTGACGCACGTGTGACAAACAAGAGCGATTCCAGCACCAACAAACCTGAGGGTCAACCCGATGCCGAAGAAGCTCAAGCGGCCCCGGCTGCTCTTGATGCGTACGATGGTCATCACTGCCACTACGCTGTCGGCATGCCACAGTCGAGGACCAGACGCCTCGTCTCTGCAATGTTTATGGAGTTTGCGGTAACTGTGCACAGTGTGTTCATTGGGCTGGCAGTCGGTATCGCAAGAGATGCGGAGACCAAAACTTTACTTGTGGCTCTGGCATTTCATCAGATGTTGGAGGGCCTTGCTCTGGGCGCGCGTCTGGTGGATGCAGAGTTGAGCTTGAAGCTTGAAATGCTGTTTGCACTACTCTTCTCTGTCTCTGCGCCCCTGGGCACCGCAATTGCCGTTGGCACGATTGCGATTTGGAATGTGTCGATGGTAGGAACCGCGTTCGTGATTACACAGGCGGTCGCCAGTGCTGTGTGTGGTGGGATGCTGCTGTACCTTGCTTTCTGCCTCATGTTGAGTGACTTCCCATCGGATATGCAGAAACATGCTGGGAAGGATAAGGTAAGACGTTTCTTCAGATGCTTTGGGATGTTTGCGGCTCTTTGGCTTGGCGCTGCGTTGATGGCCGTGTTAGGAAAATGGGTCTAA
- a CDS encoding cation transporter, putative, producing MANVNNETTECGALLSNITSLQTTLTSMGCQVPALHHHTHDHGHHHHHHHHDDHTHGADDHEGHGHSHGGCESGHGTYSIGLHVVAIFVVLIASFLGTLIPIIGKYVPALRLPPFVFVLGKCIAAGVLLSVSTIHMINEAVAQLQEDCVPESFRESYEAYAFLFAVAGALLLHMVDVIVDARVTNKSDSSTNKPEGQPDAEEAQAAPAALDAYDGHHCHYAVGMPQSRTRRLVSAMFMEFAVTVHSVFIGLAVGIARDAETKTLLVALAFHQMLEGLALGARLVDAELSLKLEMLFALLFSVSAPLGTAIAVGTIAIWNVSMVGTAFVIAQAVASAVCGGMLLYLAFCLMLSDFPSDMQKHAGKDKVRRFFRCFGMFAALWLGAALMAVLGKWV from the coding sequence ATGGCTAACGTTAATAACGAGACCACCGAATGTGGTGCATTGCTTTCGAATATCACTTCCCTACAGACGACGCTAACGTCTATGGGATGCCAAGTGCCCGCCTTGCATCATCACACGCATGACCACGgccaccatcaccatcatcatcatcatgacGATCACACCCACGGAGCGGACGACCACGAAGGTCATGGGCACAGTCACGGCGGGTGTGAAAGTGGTCATGGCACGTATTCCATTGGACTGCATGTTGTGGCGATCTTTGTTGTGTTGATTGCGTCGTTTCTGGGCACGCTGATACCGATAATCGGAAAGTACGTGCCGGCACTGCGGCTTCCTCCGTTTGTGTTTGTCCTTGGCAAGTGCATTGCAGCTGGAGTGCTACTGTCAGTGTCGACTATCCACATGATTAATGAAGCTGTAGCGCAGCTACAGGAAGATTGTGTTCCGGAGTCGTTTCGCGAATCATATGAGGCATATGCATTTCTGTTTGCTGTGGCTGGAgcgttgctgttgcacatgGTGGACGTCATTGTTGACGCACGTGTGACAAACAAGAGCGATTCCAGCACCAACAAACCTGAGGGTCAACCCGATGCCGAAGAAGCTCAAGCGGCCCCGGCTGCTCTTGATGCGTACGATGGTCATCACTGCCACTACGCTGTCGGCATGCCACAGTCGAGGACCAGACGCCTCGTCTCTGCAATGTTTATGGAGTTTGCGGTAACTGTGCACAGTGTGTTCATTGGGCTGGCAGTCGGTATCGCAAGAGATGCGGAGACCAAAACTTTACTTGTGGCTCTGGCATTTCATCAGATGTTGGAGGGCCTTGCTCTGGGCGCGCGTCTGGTGGATGCAGAGTTGAGCTTGAAGCTTGAAATGCTGTTTGCACTACTCTTCTCTGTCTCTGCGCCCCTGGGCACCGCAATTGCCGTTGGCACGATTGCCATTTGGAATGTGTCGATGGTAGGAACCGCGTTCGTGATTGCACAGGCGGTCGCCAGTGCTGTGTGTGGTGGGATGCTGCTGTACCTTGCTTTCTGCCTCATGTTGAGTGACTTCCCATCGGATATGCAGAAACATGCTGGGAAGGATAAGGTAAGACGTTTCTTCAGATGCTTTGGGATGTTTGCGGCTCTTTGGCTTGGCGCTGCGTTGATGGCCGTGTTAGGAAAATGGGTCTAA
- a CDS encoding cation transporter, putative produces the protein MANVNNETTECGALLSNITSLQTTLTSMGCQVPALHHHTHDMTRPPSHHHHHDDHTHGVVDDGIDGDTHGGCESGHGTYSIGLHVVAIFVVLIASFLGTLIPIIGKYVPALRLPPFALVLGKCIAAGVLLSVSTIHMINESILQLQEDCVPESFRESYEAYAFLFAVAGALLMQMVDVIVDKYVTNKSDSSTNKPEGQPDAEEAQAAPAALDAYDGHHCHYAVGMPQSRTKRLVAAMFMEFAVTVHSVFVGLAVGIARDAETKTLLVALVFHQMLEGLALGARLVDAELSLKLEMLFALLFSVSAPLGTAIAVGTIAIWNVSMVGTAFVITQAVTSAVCGGMLLYLAFCLMLSDFPSDMQKHAGKDKVRRFFRCFGMFAALWFGAALMAFIGKWI, from the exons ATGGCTAACGTTAATAACGAGACCACCGAATGTGGTGCATTGCTTTCGAATATCACTTCCCTACAGACGACGCTAACGTCTATGGGATGCCAAGTGCCCGCCTTGCATCATCACACGCATGAC ATGACCAGGCCACCAtcccatcatcatcatcatgacGATCACACCCACGGAGTGGTCGACGATGGAATTGATGGAGACACTCACGGCGGGTGTGAAAGTGGTCATGGCACGTATTCCATTGGACTGCATGTTGTGGCGATCTTTGTTGTGTTGATTGCGTCGTTTCTGGGCACGCTGATACCGATAATCGGAAAGTACGTGCCGGCACTGCGGCTTCCTCCGTTTGCGCTTGTCCTTGGCAAGTGCATTGCAGCTGGAGTGCTACTGTCAGTGTCGACTATCCACATGATTAATGAATCTATTTTACAGCTACAGGAAGATTGTGTTCCGGAGTCGTTTCGCGAATCATATGAGGCATATGCATTTCTGTTTGCTGTGGCTGGAGCGTTGTTAATGCAGATGGTGGACGTCATTGTGGATAAATATGTGACAAATAAGAGCGATTCCAGCACCAACAAACCTGAGGGTCAACCCGATGCCGAAGAAGCTCAAGCGGCCCCGGCTGCTCTTGATGCGTACGATGGTCATCACTGCCACTACGCTGTCGGCATGCCACAGTCGAGGACTAAACGTCTCGTCGCTGCAATGTTTATGGAGTTTGCGGTAACTGTGCACAGTGTGTTTGTCGGGCTGGCAGTCGGTATCGCAAGGGATGCGGAGACCAAAACTTTACTTGTGGCTCTGGTTTTTCATCAGATGTTGGAGGGCCTTGCTCTGGGCGCGCGTCTGGTGGATGCAGAGTTGAGCTTGAAGCTTGAAATGCTGTTTGCACTACTCTTCTCTGTCTCTGCGCCCCTGGGCACCGCAATTGCCGTTGGCACGATTGCGATTTGGAATGTGTCGATGGTAGGAACCGCGTTCGTGATTACACAGGCGGTCACCAGTGCTGTGTGTGGTGGGATGCTGCTGTACCTTGCTTTCTGCCTCATGTTGAGTGACTTCCCATCGGATATGCAGAAACATGCTGGGAAGGATAAGGTAAGACGTTTCTTCAGATGCTTTGGGATGTTTGCGGCTCTTTGGTTTGGCGCTGCGTTAATGGCCTTTATTGGAAAGTGGATCTAA
- a CDS encoding cation transporter, putative yields MANVNNETTECGALLSNITSLQTTLTSMGCQVPALHHHHHDDHTHGVVDDGIDGDTHGGCESGHGTYSIGLHVVAIFVVLIASFLGTLIPIIGKYVPALRLPPFALVLGKCIAAGVLLSVSTIHMINESILQLQEDCVPESFRESYEAYAFLFAVAGALLLHMVDVLSGFCVRRDEMVYSDTSAVVPHEDIDAEEAQAAPAALDAYDGHHCHYAVGMPQSRTKRLFSAMFMEFAVTVHSVFVGWQSVSQEMRRPKLYLALVFHQMLEGLALGARLVDAELSLKLEMLFALLFSVSAPLGTAIAVGTIAIWNVSMVGTAFVITQAVTSAVCGGMLLYLAFCLMLSDFPSDMQKHAGKDKVRRFFRCFGMFAALWLGAALMACIGKWI; encoded by the exons ATGGCTAACGTTAATAACGAGACCACCGAATGTGGTGCATTGCTTTCGAATATCACTTCCCTACAGACGACGCTAACGTCTATGGGATGCCAAGTGCCCGccttgcatcatcatcatcatgacGATCACACCCACGGAGTGGTCGACGATGGAATTGATGGAGACACTCACGGCGGGTGTGAAAGTGGTCATGGCACGTATTCCATTGGACTGCATGTTGTGGCGATCTTTGTTGTGTTGATTGCGTCGTTTCTGGGCACGCTGATACCGATAATCGGAAAGTACGTGCCGGCACTGCGGCTTCCTCCGTTTGCGCTTGTCCTTGGCAAGTGCATTGCAGCTGGAGTGCTACTGTCAGTGTCGACTATCCACATGATTAATGAATCTATTTTACAACTACAGGAAGATTGTGTTCCGGAGTCGTTTCGCGAATCATATGAGGCATATGCATTTCTGTTTGCTGTGGCTGGAgcgttgctgttgcacatgGTGGACGTCCTTTCTGGTTTTTGTGTTCGTCGGGATGAAATGGTTTATAGTGATACTTCGGCAGTTGTTCCGCATGAGGATATCGATGCCGAAGAAGCTCAAGCGGCCCCGGCTGCTCTTGATGCGTACGATGGTCATCACTGCCACTACGCTGTCGGCATGCCACAGTCGAGGACTAAACGTCTTTTTTCTGCAATGTTTATGGAGTTTGCGGTAACTGTGCACAGTGTGTTTGTCGGGTGGCAGTCGGTATCGCAAGAAATGCGGAGACCAAAACTTTACTTG GCTCTGGTTTTTCATCAGATGTTGGAGGGCCTTGCTCTGGGCGCGCGTCTGGTGGATGCAGAGTTGAGCTTGAAGCTTGAAATGCTGTTTGCACTACTCTTCTCTGTCTCTGCGCCCCTGGGCACCGCAATTGCCGTTGGCACGATTGCGATTTGGAATGTGTCGATGGTAGGAACCGCGTTCGTGATTACACAGGCGGTCACCAGTGCTGTGTGTGGTGGGATGCTGCTGTACCTTGCTTTCTGCCTCATGTTGAGTGACTTCCCATCGGATATGCAGAAACATGCTGGGAAGGATAAGGTAAGACGTTTCTTCAGATGCTTTGGGATGTTTGCGGCTCTTTGGCTTGGCGCTGCGTTGATGGCCTGTATTGGAAAATGGATCTAA